The sequence below is a genomic window from Stigmatopora nigra isolate UIUO_SnigA chromosome 4, RoL_Snig_1.1, whole genome shotgun sequence.
aataaattacttacattacaatgtccaaaacttggaaattatactgaacagggatttgtggccatgaaggaacaactggcagctgccagtctgatggcgttccagaatcgcatagcggtggatatgatccttgaaacagggggcgtgtgtgcaatgtttggaaaacaatgttgcaccttcataccgaacaacacgtcacccagtggatctctcaccagggccattactggcctgcaaacactgaaccgcaatatgcaagagcactctggagtagatacgtccgcattgtcagattggtgggataagacctttggaaaatctaaagatttggctacatccttcgtggtgactataggcacaattaccgctatcctaacattgtgtgggtgatgtagtatcccctgtttgcgctccttgctaagccgacttataactactgcaattgccccaacaaattctaaagtacatgagttgtatcttatgggacggtttggggaaagcagtgaggtccaggagtacggtaaatccgaggaccaattggacgaatatgattatgttttttctctttcagaccagccatgggagtaaggagtaggcggataaaatcgcagtcaccgacatttccattcgtgattactaagaaatgactaataacatacatattataaaaacgggggaatgttgggtttgttctgtcttactattataatagttatattaattcatttctttattaaatcattctctttcttttctctgtattaattcattactttgttaaatcattctctttctgtttttcaaaagtgttgaggtcacaccaagtcatctttaacctggacagcctgttccaggatggttatacaaacaatccacccaatctgggtccttgagatttggtgggcccttggtgacgaggccagggctattcggccaataacaagaatattgttatcgttatgtaaccgtgcacttcgggtttttctgtatgtagcGATTATATgattgattatattatatgattcttaggtcaaggaggttgtgtaattactctaatctaaatgttgttaggtctagtctcctgtttttgttattggtaaaatactttgattgttattgtagtcccagatgttgtttttactcatacgtgatggaatgatcaacaactctgtaaattgttttgattcatgaccataagagtgggacgaaaacgtctattcgaggagacgttcggaagttgtaaggtgacacttgctgtaacgctcccctccggaggcttttatctgttgtatccatttctatttaattaaatgtcaataattgaataagatgtcttcctgcagttattgataattacggacgaaggtaattattaatgaaccatTTATATAACagtatagagcaggggtgtcaaattcagttttttgttgcgGCCCACGTTGTAGTTTCGATTTCACCTGGAGGGCCAGTATGTCTTCCAagtaggctgccaaaattaattgattaataaattgacagctttaTCAATCGTGCTGATGGATAGGTCATTTTTGGCCATTCAAATTTGTACTAATCGTCtgcaattactgatttaaaatgagcaaaCTCAGGAAATATTCCATAAACATTTATAATcttcttttgaatttgatcataaaacagaaagttggcactcatgatttactttcccgggccacacaaaattatgtggtgggccagatttggctcccGGGCTGCCATTTTGACACGTGGTAGAGTATAGCTATAGATAATCACTTAAGggtaattgcaatcattaatatggggagcaattggccaaggttgacagTTATGGAATTAAAAGCCTATGGAACTGCAAAAATGTATATCTCTTTCTGGGAGCGACATGTTCTGTTTGGAGAAAGGAAGACAAACATTGTAAATTGGGATCAAGTTCATTATTAATGCTTTTCTGATACTTTTAGGATGGATTTGTTCCCAAAATGTTCTGCAATCATGTTCAATTAATTTGTAGCATTTCATATCACCTGTGAGcttaaaattattgttttgatAAACTCGTCTTGAACATTGACGCGTTTGCTTTAATACGAAATTTTACATTAGGGTAACACTAATCAAGGACTCGGTACAGCAAAAGAATATCGCAATTGCAAACGAACCTCTTTTCTACCCACGGGTTGGTTTTCTTTGGCTTCTTTCGAAGTGACTGCAGTAGAGATTTTGTTAATTTTCTCtgtattttctgtttgttttttccctgtgaacaaaacaaagcaactgtTTTGCTCCTATTCCAGCCGTGTAGCAGGTTATTATCAGCCGGACTAACTAAAATGCCAAGGAACTTTATGAAGAGATAATACACGGAAAATGGTTACCTTTTGCCATGTTATCTTGACGTATACGTTTCCAAAGTGAATCGGGAAACGGTGAAGCTAACAATTTTTGGAGGCACTGATAATGGAGTTCAAAAAGTCAACGGCGTCTCGTATTGGTGGCTTCAATGGGGCGGGCCGAATGCACAACTGCCGAATTCTCATTGATCGATGTTTTAAGCCGGACTCTTCCTTCAGGTTTTACGGCAGAGGCAATAATTTACGGGCGCGCGccagaattgaaaaaaagaacgTCACCGCCGAATCCCAGTCGAGCGCTTCTCATTCGACTCCTGCATTGcaatttaataaaattaaaagataCCATATTGAACAATAAACGCCACTCTTTACATCAAGAAAATAAATCTACGCCATTGATTTTTTCCTGCACATTTAATGAAATACAATTTATGACACCATCATGTTGTGATTGAAGATGAATTAAAATTTCCTTCGCAACTAAACGgttttatttccaaatataatacgataatacaaatatatacatatatagtggtACGACTGTACTaaatacaaaaatcaaattACCTTCTGATGAATTATGAATGTTTGAACAAATGTTGAAATGTGTGTATGCATTGTATCTAATATTCTATATTTAGTCAGTTGAGCATCCTCTTCATCTGTATTCTagtttgaattaaaaaagtaaaatatgcaaaacatCAAGATTACAGATTCAATTGAGAGCATGTAGTGATGATACATGTGCAAAAATGTGAGAATTACTAACTACCAAGTTTAATACATCAAACATTTTTATGTAATATAtagttgttggtttttttgtaCTCTTCTATGAGGGTGACACGGTCACAGCTTGCAAAGTCAAGCTAACCAGCACGAGAGCTGGTCATCCAAACCCAGACTAGCCATAGGGAAGAAAGAGAATTCCACTAGTCGCACTCGCACATTTGGAGTTCTGGCCCACTCGGATGTTTAGCATTTTTGGCTTGCGCCTCTCGCTCCTTTATTTCCCACCCCCAAATATATACCTTCGGCGGGTGAATGGTTAGcacagggttgggcaaactttccAGTTGTTATCCCCAGGACTTTGTggattttttccgggtactccagtttcctcccacgtaggctgattggacactaaattccccaagtatgagtgtgaacgtgaatggtttgtctccttgtgccctgcgattggctggccatccaGGCAAGGTCTCCCCCTacctctccagcaccccccccccatcaccctagtgaggataaagcgtctaagaaaatgagatgagaaatataGACCTCTGATAGGTAccctttaatataattattaaacactataggcagacatctgatttaattattgacatataATTAAATAGGCATCAATGATCAGCAACCttataagggaagatacatcaagacttcccCCCGATCTCCTAAGTAGCtccccgaacagtaatttctcatacggctttaaagccataaatcaaaacaattacaaggttactgattagtccaactgcgtaagcaaaaacaacatctgtaactataataagaattaaggtatttaaaaataatagaaagaggaaacgaaaaacaaactccatttgaattaaaacaatcacgccttcatttggcataagaattacataaagaagcacaaagtgcgtcacgatgtaggaacactatgcgagtgttcctggaagtgattgatatacatctgctggtagcaagagtccttgacgaatcttcgctgcaaacccagatcaacagtcctcgaaGCCCGGGACTaggtgagatgtcagataaacagtctttgtgagaggactaggtgactggttacgaccccaagttctcttcggacaattggaagaatggttttacaaagaaatgattaaatacatacatatatatatggatatatataatagtattacagaataaacccaacaacctCATTTGCACAGATGAGGTAGGCTAGTCCAATCTGGCCGTAAGGTCGCAATTTATATCTTTAGGAAGTGAATTAGAAAAGTTAACCAAAATCAACTGACAGAGATCTGTAAataccctcaaataaacacaaagTTACCTTGAAGTTGACCCAAAATCAAAAGAAAGTGACCTGTAAAGCCCCTAAATTAATAAGAAATTCCCTGTATATACCACAAAATTAGCAAAAAAGTGGCCTAAAttcaacagaaagtgactcaGCAATGCCCAAAAATGTCACTCGTCTTTGGCTTGGAGGCCCTCTCTGAAGATTCTCTTTCTATCCAGGTTGTGGTTGGCTTTCCTgcgtttgtcttgttttttggcctgggcatctttcttctctagcaGGATGGCGCTGTCTTTTCCTTTATAGAACACGTCCACTTTTTGCTGCATTACCTCTCGCGCACGCTTCCGATTAATGTCCACCGATCTAGTTTGATGACACTGCAAATACAACACATTGTGAGCTGTGGAACATCATGTTGCTTTTGCAAGTGTGGTTTCATACTTGATACTTCATACTATGATGAACTCTGTTAGCATAATGTGAGcattaacttattggctgccatcgaCGGCCCTAGACATCcaagccattttgactgggacggGCAAATCAGGGAAATGGCACCACCAAAAGATGAGCCTTCACAGCCAGTCCTGCCTGTTTAGATATTTAcaagttgtcaatggcaggcaatgacttATGATGGCCAACTTTGAATTGACAAAATTAGAGGTTTTGCTGTGGAactatttaaatttgatttaacaCTACATTGAACAATTTTAACATTAGTATCATTATATATCTTATGAactaatttagtttttatttttgtaattactGTACTAACAACAAATTACTGATttaatctataatccttataaagcatgatttatgggtgtatgtgtgtctgttaagattctctcgctacgtttgtccaaactgtGCAAAGTAAAGACTTGAAATTCTTTATGGTAGGCAGAAACGTCTGTCGGATCCCAatatgattgaatttcttcaccttatttaagtgtgtaaactcaactttTCTTTGTTAcagctgaaagcagagttgatgtatgaatcgctgtttttacatgatgtgcccTAAACACACTGCGTGGCCAAGTTTCTAGGCGCTCCtcggaactttttttttctgtcgtgacgggagttataaaacatccacccatccataaatcacgctttatctatTCTTTAATCCTATTAAAGTGTGATGTACCGGATGAATAAGTTTGTGTGTGCCCCTGAAAATTTGCTGGTGGAAATTCTTcacgtttgtaaatgacgtggaaaggcgtcTTGGGTCAGTGCGTCCAGCATCACCGTGTCTTACCGAGTCTTTCCATCACGACGAAAAAATGTGTTTCGGAGAGCAGGAACAGATGAAGCGTgttttatggatgggtggatgttttatgttaacattttcACGCCACTTTTGTACAAATCCTGCATCGTAGAGTTGACATTATGGTgaccagaaacggctgtcagaTCCTTATAGGCGAGGtggttgggtgggtgggttgttTGGGTGCTTGCTTGCTTACTTGCTTGCGTgcgtgtctgtgtatgtgtatacatatacacacacccaAACCCACCCGAACTCACCCACAaaacccccccacccacccacccacccacacccccaCCCCCGACCCAATTTCTGCTTTTGTCACTCTTATCTGACTCTACAGCGGAATTGTGCAcatcagtatttttttgtttgtttttgttttaatattacttTTGGAGACCAGTTTTGAATCACAGCAGTGAAGACCtgccaacttttttttgtttgctattTATGGAACGCTATGAAGACGTAATGAAATTGTCTAAATGGAGTACTGTTTATTGAATACCtattatacattaaaatatataaattatgtgTATAGTTGGAGAAAATACGCCGTTGGGAATTGTTCTAAGTGcttgtatacacatacatatatacatacatgttccacttttgttttttgcattaatcagtgcagaattaagggaaaacaATGGGTTCATGGCGAACCGGTGCATTGAAGGGTAGTGAGAAGAAAATGCATATGATGACAATCGttattaagcacaaaataatcgCTGAACATTAGTGTACGCGCGACTGAGttggctcgccaatacgagtGCTGTCTTTGTAAAGTTTGAGTTACATGTGTGACTCATACAGTATATCTCATGTCTATGCatcaatctaaatattaaattttgaaaataatgaacCTTGACTACAATCCCAGTAGGCAAATGTTTGAGCACCACGCAGTTACTGGTTTTGTTGGTGGCTTGTCCCCCGGGTCCTGAACCTCTGACGAACTGCTCATTCAGGTGCTCTTCCTCCAGGACGACCAGGTCATTCTGCCCGGAGAGTCCGACCCCCCGAGCTGTCCTCGCGAGGAAGCAGGACTTGTTCCACGACACTTCGCTCGCTAGTCTCTTGTAGGCGTTGCTAACGAAGGGGAACAGCCTCGACATAACGTGAGCTACAAGTACGCACTCCTAATGAACATTTTGTGCGGTTAGGAGTCACAAATTCAATGTAAACCCAGTTGAAATCGCGTTAATTA
It includes:
- the mtrfr gene encoding mitochondrial translation release factor in rescue → MNGKECVLVAHVMSRLFPFVSNAYKRLASEVSWNKSCFLARTARGVGLSGQNDLVVLEEEHLNEQFVRGSGPGGQATNKTSNCVVLKHLPTGIVVKCHQTRSVDINRKRAREVMQQKVDVFYKGKDSAILLEKKDAQAKKQDKRRKANHNLDRKRIFREGLQAKDE